In Candidatus Manganitrophus noduliformans, the genomic stretch TGACGCGAAAAAGAAAATGCTCGAGAAGATGGAGGCTTCCCTCCAACACCTGAAGGTGGAGCTCTCCGGCGTTCGAACCGGCCGCGCCTCCTTGGTCCTCTTCGATTCCGTTCAGGTCAATTATTATGGAGCAACCACTCCTTTAAAGCAGATCGCGACCCTTTCCATCCCCGACAGCAGAACGGTCCTCATTCAGCCATGGGATACCAGCCAGCTTCCCGAGATGGAAAAAGCGATCTTGGGCTCCGGGCTGGGACTCACCCCCTCCAACGATGGAAAGGTCATCCGGATCAGCATCCCTCCTCTGACCGAAGAGCGAAGAAAAGATCTCGTGAAGCTGGTGAAAAGGATCGGGGAAGAGTCGAAGGTGGCGATCCGAAACATCCGGCGCGATACGAACGAAGAGCTCAAATCGCTGCAGAAGGACGGAACACTGACGGAGGATGCGCTCCGCAAAGCGCAGGATGAAGTTCAAAAAATGACCGACCAAACGATCACCAAGGTCGATGAAATCTTAAAGAAGAAAGAAGCGGAGATTCTGGAAGTTTAAGTGAAAGTCTAGACGGCGTGTCGTTTCACGGTTCTCATGGTTGCGGATAGGAGGTCGTCGATGGGTTTTCGGGTTCAGCTTTTCTTTAAACGATCCTTAGTCGGTTATTTGGTCATTGCCACAGTGGTTCTTGGACTCCTCTCCGCTTTCCCGACCTCCGAAGGTTGGGCGATGTTTCTCCCCTCCAATCAGACCTCTTCGATCCGCC encodes the following:
- the frr gene encoding ribosome recycling factor encodes the protein MFSDAKKKMLEKMEASLQHLKVELSGVRTGRASLVLFDSVQVNYYGATTPLKQIATLSIPDSRTVLIQPWDTSQLPEMEKAILGSGLGLTPSNDGKVIRISIPPLTEERRKDLVKLVKRIGEESKVAIRNIRRDTNEELKSLQKDGTLTEDALRKAQDEVQKMTDQTITKVDEILKKKEAEILEV